A window of the Sporosarcina sp. FSL K6-2383 genome harbors these coding sequences:
- a CDS encoding DUF4362 domain-containing protein, with protein sequence MQKLLYPLWILGIVLLSACSYDSEKAVKNGDVINMNGPVYNFPNFELFLDSIESDKRDSIRIANYTLEGDPTLYNLTFDGSLIHFEIDRSKNNNRGNDPAKVTMTCTNLVTGDGQQVLTYTLEGCNQDSLSEGFMLLTVLKEQIDEHEH encoded by the coding sequence ATGCAGAAACTTCTTTACCCACTTTGGATTCTTGGAATCGTACTACTATCAGCTTGTTCGTATGATAGCGAAAAAGCAGTAAAAAACGGAGATGTCATTAATATGAACGGCCCCGTTTATAACTTTCCAAACTTTGAATTATTCTTGGACAGTATTGAATCGGATAAGCGGGATTCAATACGGATTGCGAATTACACGCTCGAGGGGGATCCGACACTTTATAATTTGACTTTTGATGGTTCATTAATCCATTTTGAAATTGATCGCTCTAAAAATAACAACAGAGGAAATGATCCTGCCAAGGTTACTATGACCTGTACGAATCTTGTCACAGGGGATGGTCAACAAGTGCTTACATATACTCTGGAAGGCTGCAATCAGGATTCATTGTCTGAAGGCTTCATGCTATTAACTGTCTTGAAAGAGCAAATAGACGAGCATGAACACTAA
- a CDS encoding YolD-like family protein, whose protein sequence is MIRDRGHIKWTAMMLPEHLTKLREWVGEDGYEEKPDIDEWTLQEFQQQLAIAYQSQCEIRVKTWNKGMLADITGTLTKLDEQAQLIYVTDGLTMQKLLLNTIVGIETVTLD, encoded by the coding sequence ATGATTCGTGATCGCGGGCATATCAAATGGACAGCGATGATGTTACCGGAACACTTGACCAAGCTACGTGAGTGGGTTGGGGAAGATGGCTACGAAGAAAAACCGGATATAGACGAATGGACGTTGCAAGAGTTTCAACAGCAGTTAGCTATTGCTTACCAATCGCAGTGTGAAATTCGAGTCAAGACCTGGAACAAGGGGATGCTTGCTGATATAACAGGTACCTTAACTAAGCTAGATGAACAGGCCCAGCTCATTTATGTAACGGATGGGTTAACTATGCAGAAGCTATTGTTGAACACCATTGTGGGAATTGAAACGGTTACGCTCGATTGA